In Nocardioides dokdonensis FR1436, the following are encoded in one genomic region:
- the opgC gene encoding OpgC domain-containing protein — protein sequence MSPRRWRSLALVVLAGVLLSLLPAAAHADDDGVLELPAAGPPLFGPGLDWSDDSAAAYRDRLGLTPSLYEQRVEYPVTERSGAFLEGFVRQLAPQGAVAVLSLEPSVPLRDLDPSHAEALAERLGALHDELGTTFLVRFAPEMNGTWYAWGQQPGAFVDAFRTVADVLHTSTPEAQTVWSPVYGAGYPYGAAYGDVDPDRASASDALDTDGNGRLDGRDDPYGPYWPGPDAVDWVGLTLYHFGIDRGRQDNDLDPVQGGARGEEERSIGFDSDVEPEAGAFRARLEEEFGYGRGRGRSPFYERFAERHDLPLLVETGAVWLPDPAGDPELDIKRTWWRQVLESLDDYPLLRGIAWLEQRRPEAEVDGRTVDWRATRSTDLARALAADLEGTVVLGPITDVPEQTTDPTPADETSDPDRAAAVEPLPTARGLVIASWCLLALLLVALATRRLRPGWSWSAARGSADDPGGRDERLDALRGGLLVVLVLAHLEVLSGGRGPVAHLMGVTTGPEAFVLLSGAAIAVGHAPLVARVGEVAAGARLWRRAAVLWFAAVATTLLVLGLSYVPGLRTAAVTTWTTPAGERIDLFADAAPLLDYPPPWPSVQRLFALETGVWSLNILGLLALLSLVAPVVLWLLRRRLWWLVLGASWAAYAWGVLGSPDWTDAQFDAAYPPLVWQVVFVHGLVLGHHRAALARCWGSRWARAALALGVLALAVAATAAATHGTAASPWVDWWPGRDLPAGRLVSVLVVGLVALAVLTAWWVPFRATVGRALVPLGRAGLAVLVAHVLVLVAWSTLV from the coding sequence GTGAGTCCCCGCCGGTGGCGGAGCCTGGCGCTGGTCGTCCTGGCCGGGGTCCTCCTGTCGCTGCTCCCCGCAGCGGCGCACGCGGACGACGACGGCGTCCTCGAGCTGCCGGCAGCCGGTCCCCCGCTGTTCGGCCCCGGGCTCGACTGGAGCGACGACAGCGCTGCGGCGTACCGCGACCGGCTGGGGCTGACCCCCTCGCTGTACGAGCAGCGCGTCGAGTACCCGGTGACCGAGCGCTCGGGCGCCTTCCTGGAGGGCTTCGTCCGGCAGCTGGCGCCGCAGGGGGCGGTCGCGGTCCTCAGCCTCGAACCGTCGGTGCCGCTCCGCGACCTCGACCCGAGCCACGCGGAGGCGCTGGCCGAGCGCCTGGGCGCTCTCCACGACGAGCTCGGCACCACCTTCCTGGTCCGCTTCGCCCCGGAGATGAACGGCACCTGGTACGCCTGGGGCCAGCAGCCGGGTGCCTTCGTCGACGCCTTCCGCACCGTGGCCGACGTGCTGCACACCTCCACGCCCGAGGCCCAGACCGTCTGGTCCCCCGTCTACGGCGCCGGCTACCCCTACGGGGCCGCCTACGGCGACGTGGACCCCGACCGCGCCTCGGCCTCGGACGCGCTGGACACCGACGGCAACGGTCGGCTCGACGGCCGGGACGACCCCTACGGGCCCTACTGGCCCGGACCGGACGCCGTGGACTGGGTGGGGCTCACCCTCTACCACTTCGGCATCGACCGCGGCCGCCAGGACAACGACCTCGACCCCGTCCAGGGCGGCGCCCGGGGCGAGGAGGAGCGCAGCATCGGCTTCGACAGCGACGTCGAGCCCGAGGCCGGAGCGTTCCGGGCCCGTCTGGAGGAGGAGTTCGGCTACGGCCGCGGCCGGGGCCGCTCCCCCTTCTACGAGCGGTTCGCCGAGCGCCACGACCTCCCGCTCCTCGTCGAGACCGGCGCGGTCTGGCTCCCCGACCCGGCCGGCGACCCCGAGCTCGACATCAAGCGCACGTGGTGGAGACAGGTGCTCGAGTCGCTCGACGACTACCCGCTGCTGCGCGGGATCGCCTGGCTGGAGCAGCGCCGACCGGAGGCCGAGGTCGACGGACGCACGGTGGACTGGCGCGCGACCCGCTCGACCGACCTGGCCCGTGCCCTCGCGGCCGACCTCGAGGGCACGGTCGTCCTCGGCCCGATCACCGACGTCCCGGAGCAGACGACCGACCCGACCCCGGCGGACGAGACCTCCGACCCGGACCGGGCGGCCGCCGTGGAACCCCTGCCGACCGCCCGCGGGCTGGTGATCGCGTCCTGGTGCCTGCTGGCGCTGCTGCTCGTCGCGCTCGCGACCCGACGACTGCGACCGGGCTGGTCGTGGTCGGCGGCGCGCGGCTCGGCCGACGACCCGGGCGGTCGGGACGAGCGCCTCGACGCCCTGCGCGGCGGGCTGCTCGTGGTCCTCGTCCTGGCGCACCTCGAGGTGCTCTCGGGCGGTCGCGGCCCGGTCGCCCACCTGATGGGTGTCACCACCGGCCCCGAGGCCTTCGTGCTGCTCTCCGGTGCCGCGATCGCCGTGGGCCACGCCCCGCTCGTCGCCCGCGTCGGTGAGGTCGCCGCCGGCGCCCGGCTCTGGAGGCGTGCGGCCGTGCTGTGGTTCGCCGCCGTGGCCACCACGCTGCTCGTGCTCGGGCTCTCCTACGTCCCCGGGCTCCGCACCGCGGCGGTCACCACCTGGACGACCCCCGCCGGCGAGCGGATCGACCTCTTCGCCGACGCCGCCCCGCTGCTGGACTACCCGCCCCCGTGGCCGTCGGTCCAGCGACTCTTCGCGCTGGAGACCGGCGTGTGGTCGCTGAACATCCTCGGCCTGCTGGCGCTGCTCAGCCTGGTCGCCCCGGTGGTGCTCTGGCTGCTGCGCCGCCGGCTGTGGTGGCTGGTGCTGGGCGCCTCCTGGGCCGCCTACGCCTGGGGTGTGCTCGGGTCGCCGGACTGGACCGACGCGCAGTTCGACGCGGCGTACCCGCCCCTGGTCTGGCAGGTCGTCTTCGTGCACGGGCTCGTGCTGGGCCACCACCGCGCCGCGCTCGCGCGGTGCTGGGGGTCCCGCTGGGCCCGGGCCGCCCTGGCGCTCGGCGTGCTCGCGCTGGCCGTGGCCGCCACCGCCGCCGCGACCCACGGCACCGCGGCCAGTCCCTGGGTCGACTGGTGGCCGGGACGCGACCTGCCCGCGGGACGTCTCGTCTCGGTGCTGGTGGTGGGCCTGGTGGCGCTGGCGGTGCTCACGGCCTGGTGGGTGCCCTTCCGGGCCACGGTGGGACGGGCGCTCGTGCCACTGGGGCGCGCCGGCCTCGCCGTCCTGGTGGCTCACGTCCTGGTCCTGGTCGCGTGGTCAACCCTCGTCTGA